In Actinomadura luteofluorescens, the sequence AGCCCCCGCCGACGACGGCGCGACCGTGGTCGGCGAGCGCCGCCCGCGCCGCCGCGTCCTCGACCTGGCCGTGCGTTCCCCCGTCCTGGAGGGCGTCGCGCACGCCCGCCTGCTGCTGCCCCCCGGCTGGTCGCGGGACGCCTCCCGCACCTGGCCGGTGCTCTGGCTCCTGCACGGGGCCTCCGCGGGCCGGGACGGCCACACCGCGTGGAGCGAGCACAGCGACATCGAGGAGCTGACCGAGGACGCCGATGTGATCGTCGTCATGCCGGACGGCGGGCCGTGCGGCAGCTACACCGACTGGTGGAACCGCGGTGGCGGCGGCGCGCCGAAGTGGGAGACCTTCCACCTCGCCGAACTCCGGCAGATCCTGGAACGCGGATACCGCGCGGGCCCGGACCGCGCCGTCGCCGGCAACGCGATGGGCGGGCTCGGCGCGCTGGCCTACGCGGCCAGGCACCGGGGCCTGTTCCGGGCGGCGGCGTCGTTCAGCGGGCCGGTGCACACGCTGCACCGCGACCCGTCCGGGCTCGACGTCGCCGACCTCGTCGAGCTGAGCGTCGCGATCGGCGCGCCGTCGCTCGACTGGACGGACGTGTGGGGCGACCCTGACGAGCAGCGCGTCGTGTGGCGCCAGCACAACCCCTACGACCTCGCGGGCCGGCTCGCGGGGGTCCGCGTGCACGTCAGCGCCGGGGACGGCGCCCCCGGCCCCTTCGACCACCCCGCCAGGGGCGTGCTGGACGCCGCCCCCTGCGACGTGCTGGAGGCCCTCGCCCACACCGTCTCCCGGGAGTTCGCGGGCAAGCTGAAGAAGCTCGGCGTCCCCGTCACCACGCACTTCTACCGGGGCACCCACACCTGGCCCTACTGGCGCCGGGAGTTGCGGGCCGCGCTGCCCGCCCTGCTCGCGGAGATCACCTGAGCGGAGGCTAGTGTCGGGGCGTGGCCGAACCTCGTTCTGATTCAGACGTCCCCGCGTTCTGGCGGTCGCTGGGGCTGCCCGGCATCATCGACGTCCACGTCCACTTCATGCCGCAGCGGCTGATGAGCGCGGTGTGGGGCTACTTCGACGAGGCCGGTCCGCTGATCGGCACCGAGTGGCCCATCCGCTACCGGGACTCCGAGCAGGAGCGGCTGGACTTCCTGCACGGGCTCGGCGTCCGCGCGTTCACCTCGCTCGCCTACCCGCACCGCCCCGGCATGGCCGAGTCGCTGAACGAGTGGGCCGCCCGGTTCGCCGCCCGCGTCCCCGAGTGCCTCCAGTCCGCCACGTTCTACCCCGAGCCCGGCGTCGAGGAGTACGTGCGCCGCGCGCTGGACGCGGGCGCCCGCGTCTTCAAGGTCCACCTCCAGGTCGGCGGCTTCGACCCGCGCCTCAAGGAGCTGGACGCGGTGTGGGGGATGCTCGCCGACGCCGGCGTGCCCGCCCTCGTCCACGCCGGCTCCGGGCCGGTCGCCAACGGCTTCACCGGGCCCGGCCCGTTCGGCGAGGTCCTCGCCCGCCACCCGGGCCTCACCGCGATCGTCGCCCACCTCGGCGCGCCGGAGTTCGAGGGCTTCTTCGCCCTCGCCGACGCCCACGAGCGCGTCCACCTCGACACGACGATGATCTTCACTCGCTTCGCCGCCCTGGCGCCCTTCCCGGACGCGCTGCTGCCCCGGCTGCGCGACCTCGGCCTGGAGGGCCGCGTCCTTCTCGGCACCGACTTCCCGAACATCCCCTACGCGTACGCGCACCAGCTGGAGTCGCTGGCCGCGCTCGACCTCGGCGACGACTGGCTGCGCACCGTCTGCTGGCACGGCCCCGCCGACCTCTTCGGCCTCTCGTAGGCGCCGGACCGAGGCCGTTGCGGCATCCCGAGTATCTCGGACGATCCCCGTGTGGTCGGAGTCAATGCTTCGACTTCTTATTAGGGATAAAACGAGATGGAGTGGATGAATATGGCAGCCGATACGCCTCCGCAGCCCGAGGATGACAAGACCTACCCGCAGGTCATCTTCAGCGGGCCCAAGGAGGACCTCGACAAGCTGGTCAAGGAGACGGCGGAGAATCTTGGCGTCGACCCGAAGGCGGGCAAGATCAAGAGCTGACGAACCGACCTTGTTGTTGCCTGACCGTTGATTGTTAACCGCTGGCCCCGCACAGAGTGCGGGGCCAGCCTTTTTTCACCAGTTTTCACACGGGGTGCCAGGTCAGCGCGGGACGGCGCGCTCCGTCCTTGACAGGCCGGGTCCCTCCGCCGACTGTGGGAGCGCTCCCACTCACTCGACCGAGGACCCCGCATGAGAACGACCCTGACCGCGAGACTCCGGCGGACCCGCCTCGTCCCGATCATCATGGCCGTGCTGCTGGCGCTGGCGTTCGTCCAGGCCGCGCCGCGCCCGGCCCGCGCGGCCGGCGCCGGCTACTGGCACACCAGCGGCCGGCAGCTGCTCGACGCCGCCGGGCAGCCGGTGCGGATGACGGGCATCAACTGGTTCGGCGCCGAGACGTCCAACTACGCCCCGCACGGCCTCTGGTCGCGCGGCTACAAGGACATGCTCGACCAGATCAAGAGCCTGCGGTACAACACGCTGCGGCTGCCCTACAGCAGCCAGCTGTTCGACTCCGGCAGCGCACCGAACAGCATTGACTACTCCAAGAACCCCGACCTGCAGGGGCTGAACGGGCTGCAGATCCTGGACAAGATCATCGCCTATGCGGGGCGGATCGGGCTCAAGGTCGTCCTCGACCGGCACCGCCCGGACTCCGGCGGCCAGTCGGCGCTCTGGTACACCGCCGCCTACCCCGAGTCGCGCTGGATCTCCGACTGGACGATGCTCGCGCGGCACTACGCGGGCGACCCCACGGTGATCGGCGCCGACCTGCACAACGAGCCGCACTCCCCGGCCTGCTGGGGCTGCGGCGACCAGAGCAGGGACTGGCGGCTGGCCGCCGAACGGGCCGGCAACGCGATCCTCGCGGCCGAACCGAACTGGCTGATCATCGTCGAGGGCGTCAACGACCACGGCGGCGACAACTACTGGTGGGGCGGCAACCTCCAGGGCGCCGCGCAGTACCCGGTGCGGCTGAACGTCGCGAACCGGCTCGTGTACTCCGCCCACGACTACGCCACGTCGGTGTACCCGCAGCCGTGGTTCGACGACCCGTCCTTCCCCTCCAACCTGGCCGGGATCTGGGACAAGAACTGGGGCCATCTCTACAAGAACAACGTCGCGCCGGTCCTGCTCGGCGAGTTCGGGACGACGCTGAGCGACCCGCGCGACCAGACCTGGCTGCGCACCCTCATGGCCTACCTCGGCAAGGGCACCGGCGGGATCTCCTTCACCTTCTGGTCGTGGAACCCCAACTCGGGCGACACCGGCGGCATCCTCAACGACGACTGGACGACCGTGAACACGGCGAAGCAGTCCTACCTCGACCCCTACCTGCTCGGCGCCGGCGATCCGGGCGGCGACCCCGGCGATCCGGGCACGCCGGGGACGTCCTGCAAGGTCGCCTACACGGTGCAGAACAGCTGGTCGGGCGGCTTCACCGCCCAGGTCACCATCACCAACAGCGGGTCCTCGGCGCTGAACGGCTGGACGCTGGAGTTCGCTTTCCCCGGCGACCAGAAGATCGGCCAGGGGTGGAGCGCTGCCTGGTCGCAGAGCGGCGCGGCCGTCACCGCCAAGAACCTCGACTGGAACGCCTCGATCGCGCCCGGGGCCTCGCTCTCGATCGGGTTCCAGGCGACCGGCTCGGCGAGCGGCGCGCCCGCCGCGTTCGAGGTCGACGACAAGGCATGCGAGGTGTGACATGACCCGGAAGGCCTGGCTCGCCGTCGTCGCGGCCGCCGCGCTCCTGCCGTGGGCCGCGCCCCCGGCGCGGGCCGCGGACGGCCCCGCGCTCACCGTCGACCCGTCCGCGTCCCGGCACGCGATCAGCCCCTACGTCTACGGGATGAACTTCGCCGCCGAAGACCTCGCCAAGGAGCTGCGCCTCCCCGTCCGGCGATGGGGCGGCAACGCCACGAGCCGCTACAACTACCTCTACGACGAGACCAACCGGGGCTCGGACTGGTACTTCGAGAACGTCCCCGGCCCGGCACCGGACCCCGCCAAGCTCCCCGACGGGTCCGAGACCGACCAGTTCACCGACCAGGACCGCCGGACCGGCACCGGCACCCTCCTCACCGTCCCGCTGATCGGCTGGACGCCCAAGGGCCGCGACTACACCTGCGGGTTCGGCATCGCCAAGTACGGGCCGCAGCAGGGCGCCGACACCCAGTGGCGGCCCGACTGCGGAAACGGTGTGAAGCCGGACGGGACGAACGTGACCGGCAACGACCCGGCCGACACCAGCGTCCCGGCCGGCGCCCAGTACGTCACCGACTGGCTGTCCCATCTGACGGGCAAGTACGGCCGGGCCGACGCCGGCGGCGTGCGCTTCTACAACCTCGACAACGAGCCCGACCTCTGGCACGCCACGCACCGCGACGTCCACCCGGACGGCGCCGGCTACGACGAGATGCGCCGCCAGACGTACGCGATCGCCTCGGCCGTGAAGGCCGCCGACCCCAGCGCCAGGACGCTCGGCCCCGTCGGCTGGGGCTTCCAGTCGCTGACGATGTCGGGCCTCGACAAGCAGACCTGCGACCGTGAGGGCGGGGACTGCTGGTCGAACCCGCCTGACCGGGCGGCCCACGGCGGCGTCCCGTTCGCGGACTGGTACCTGCGGCAGATGAAGGCGTACGAACAGGAGCACGGGACCCGCATCCTCGACTACTTCGACGAGCACATCTACCCGCAGCAGGCCGGGGTGTCCTCCGGCGACCCCGGCGACGCGGCGACCCAGGAGCTGCGGCTGCGCTCCACCCGGCAGCTGTGGGACCCCGCCTACACCGACGAGAGCTGGATCGGGCAGCCGATCAACTACATCCCGCGGATGCGCGAACTCGTGAACCAGAACTATCCGGGCACCAAGCTGGCGATCACCGAGTACAACTGGGGCGCGCTCGGGCACCTGAACGGGGCGCTGGCCCAGGCGGACGTCCTCGGGATCTTCGGGCGGGAGGGCCTCGACCTGGCCACGCTGTGGGCGCCGCCGGGCACGTCGGACCCGGGCGCCTACGCCTTCCGCATGTACCGGAACTACGACGGCGCGGGCGCCTCGTTCGGCGAGACGTCCGTCCGCGCGTCGAGCGCGGACCAGGGCAGGCTCGCGGTGTACGCGGCGGAGCGCTCGTCCGACAAGGCGCTCACCCTGATGATCGTGAACAAGTCGCTCACCGACGACCTCACCAGCACGGTCTCGATCGCCGGACGGTCCGGCCCGGCGACCGGGCGCGTCTACCGGTACGGCGGCGCCGACACGTCCGCGATCGTCCGCGCCCCGGACGCGGCGGTCGGCGCGGACGGGTTCACCTCGACGTTCCCCGCGTCCTCGATCACCCTGGTCGAGATCCCGGCGGACGGCGGCCCGGCCGCCGCGGCCTGCGAGGCCGGCTACTCGGTGCAGAGGCAGTGGGGGACCGGCTTCACCGCGCAGGTCACCGTCGCCAACACCGGGACCTCGCCCATCGAGGGCTGGACGCTGGGGTTCGGCTTCGCCGCGGGCCAGCGCGTCACCCAGGGCTGGAACGCCGCCTGGTCGCAGAGCGGCCCGGACGTGACCGCCCGCAACCTCGACTGGAACCGCACCATCCGGCCGGGAGGCTCGGTGACGATCGGCTTCAACGGATCGAGCGGCGGGACGAACCCGCCGCCGGCGGCCTTCAAGGTCAACGGCGCCGCCTGCACCACCCGCTGATCACGGGGCGGCGCGGCCGCGCGGCCCTAGTGGTCGCACGGCGCGCCGCCCGCGTGCTCGTGGTCCTCGACGGCCTCCGCCACGTGGCGGGGGCCGTGCGCGTCGTCGCAGTGGACGTGGCCGCCGCCGGAGGGCTCGGCCACGTGGTCGACCTCCAGCGTCGTGTGCGTGATCGCGTAGGTGTCGCGCAGCAGCTCCTGCAGGTCGCGGCGGACGGCGTGGCAGTCGCCCTGGGAGTCGACGAGCACGTGCGCCGACAGCGCCGGATAGCCCGAGCTGACCTCCCACACGTGCAGGTCGTGGACCTCCTCCACGCAGGGGCGCCCGGCGAGCCGCGCGCCGAGCTCGGACGGGTCGATCCCGGCGGGCGCGGCCTCCATGAGCACCCGGCCCGCGTCCCGCAGCAGCCGGTACCCGGCCTTGAGCATCAGCGCGGCGACCACCAGCGAGGCGATCGCGTCCGCGCGGGCGAAGCCCGTCGTCCACACCACCAGGCCCGCGACCGCGGTGGCGACGAACGCGAACAGGTCGTTCAGGATGTGCTGGAACGCTCCCTCGACGTTCAGGCTGCGCCGGTCCGCCCGGCTGATCAGCATCGTCGCCGCGATGTTGACGGCGATGCCCGCGAGCGCCGTCCAGAAGACGAACTGGCCCTCCACCGCGGGCGGCTCGACCAGCCGCCGGACGCCCTCGTACACGAAATAGACGGTGAGCAGGATCAGCGTCAGCCCGTTCAGCTGCGCGGACAGGATCTCGGCGCGGCGCAGGCCGAAGGTGTACCCGCCCTTCGGCGGGCGGGCGGCGATGCGCATCGCGACCAGCGCCAGCGCGATCGCGAACGCGTCGGTCATCATGTGCGCGGCGTCGGTGATCAGCGCCAGCGATCCGGCGAGCAGGCCGACGACCACCTCGCCCGACATGTAGGCGATGATCAGCGCGAGCGCGCCGGTCAGCAGCCGCCGGTCGGCGCCCGCGGAGACGGCGTGCCCGTGCCCGTGGCCGTGCCCCCGCTTCCCGGGCGCGTCCTCGCGGTCCCCGATCATGTGCCTTCCTCCCCGTGGCCGACGTGGGTGAGGGCGAGGTCGAGCAGCAGCCGGACGTGCGAGTCGTCCAGCCGGTAGTAGGCCATCCGGCCGGCGCGGCGCACGCGCACGACGCGGTTGGCGCGCAGCAGGCGCAGCGCGTGCGAGACCGCCGACTCCGAGTGCCCGCAGGACGCGGCGATGTCGCACACGCACATCTCTCCCCCTTCGAGCAGCGCGGTGATCACCCGCAGCCGGCCGGGGTCGGACAGCAGCCCGAACACCTGCGCCAGCTCGGTGATCGTCTCCCCGTCCGGCAGGGACGCCGAGACGGCGGCCACCTTCGCGGCGTCGACCACGCGGACCGCGCAGGCGTCCGGGGCGATGACATCTGAAGCACTGCTCATATGAA encodes:
- a CDS encoding glycoside hydrolase family 44 protein, encoding MTRKAWLAVVAAAALLPWAAPPARAADGPALTVDPSASRHAISPYVYGMNFAAEDLAKELRLPVRRWGGNATSRYNYLYDETNRGSDWYFENVPGPAPDPAKLPDGSETDQFTDQDRRTGTGTLLTVPLIGWTPKGRDYTCGFGIAKYGPQQGADTQWRPDCGNGVKPDGTNVTGNDPADTSVPAGAQYVTDWLSHLTGKYGRADAGGVRFYNLDNEPDLWHATHRDVHPDGAGYDEMRRQTYAIASAVKAADPSARTLGPVGWGFQSLTMSGLDKQTCDREGGDCWSNPPDRAAHGGVPFADWYLRQMKAYEQEHGTRILDYFDEHIYPQQAGVSSGDPGDAATQELRLRSTRQLWDPAYTDESWIGQPINYIPRMRELVNQNYPGTKLAITEYNWGALGHLNGALAQADVLGIFGREGLDLATLWAPPGTSDPGAYAFRMYRNYDGAGASFGETSVRASSADQGRLAVYAAERSSDKALTLMIVNKSLTDDLTSTVSIAGRSGPATGRVYRYGGADTSAIVRAPDAAVGADGFTSTFPASSITLVEIPADGGPAAAACEAGYSVQRQWGTGFTAQVTVANTGTSPIEGWTLGFGFAAGQRVTQGWNAAWSQSGPDVTARNLDWNRTIRPGGSVTIGFNGSSGGTNPPPAAFKVNGAACTTR
- a CDS encoding cellulase family glycosylhydrolase, coding for MRTTLTARLRRTRLVPIIMAVLLALAFVQAAPRPARAAGAGYWHTSGRQLLDAAGQPVRMTGINWFGAETSNYAPHGLWSRGYKDMLDQIKSLRYNTLRLPYSSQLFDSGSAPNSIDYSKNPDLQGLNGLQILDKIIAYAGRIGLKVVLDRHRPDSGGQSALWYTAAYPESRWISDWTMLARHYAGDPTVIGADLHNEPHSPACWGCGDQSRDWRLAAERAGNAILAAEPNWLIIVEGVNDHGGDNYWWGGNLQGAAQYPVRLNVANRLVYSAHDYATSVYPQPWFDDPSFPSNLAGIWDKNWGHLYKNNVAPVLLGEFGTTLSDPRDQTWLRTLMAYLGKGTGGISFTFWSWNPNSGDTGGILNDDWTTVNTAKQSYLDPYLLGAGDPGGDPGDPGTPGTSCKVAYTVQNSWSGGFTAQVTITNSGSSALNGWTLEFAFPGDQKIGQGWSAAWSQSGAAVTAKNLDWNASIAPGASLSIGFQATGSASGAPAAFEVDDKACEV
- a CDS encoding ArsR/SmtB family transcription factor yields the protein MSSASDVIAPDACAVRVVDAAKVAAVSASLPDGETITELAQVFGLLSDPGRLRVITALLEGGEMCVCDIAASCGHSESAVSHALRLLRANRVVRVRRAGRMAYYRLDDSHVRLLLDLALTHVGHGEEGT
- a CDS encoding cation diffusion facilitator family transporter, which encodes MIGDREDAPGKRGHGHGHGHAVSAGADRRLLTGALALIIAYMSGEVVVGLLAGSLALITDAAHMMTDAFAIALALVAMRIAARPPKGGYTFGLRRAEILSAQLNGLTLILLTVYFVYEGVRRLVEPPAVEGQFVFWTALAGIAVNIAATMLISRADRRSLNVEGAFQHILNDLFAFVATAVAGLVVWTTGFARADAIASLVVAALMLKAGYRLLRDAGRVLMEAAPAGIDPSELGARLAGRPCVEEVHDLHVWEVSSGYPALSAHVLVDSQGDCHAVRRDLQELLRDTYAITHTTLEVDHVAEPSGGGHVHCDDAHGPRHVAEAVEDHEHAGGAPCDH
- a CDS encoding alpha/beta hydrolase, giving the protein MRLRGLAGAGLIVAVAGLTASIAAGGTAPPGAPADDGATVVGERRPRRRVLDLAVRSPVLEGVAHARLLLPPGWSRDASRTWPVLWLLHGASAGRDGHTAWSEHSDIEELTEDADVIVVMPDGGPCGSYTDWWNRGGGGAPKWETFHLAELRQILERGYRAGPDRAVAGNAMGGLGALAYAARHRGLFRAAASFSGPVHTLHRDPSGLDVADLVELSVAIGAPSLDWTDVWGDPDEQRVVWRQHNPYDLAGRLAGVRVHVSAGDGAPGPFDHPARGVLDAAPCDVLEALAHTVSREFAGKLKKLGVPVTTHFYRGTHTWPYWRRELRAALPALLAEIT
- a CDS encoding amidohydrolase family protein — encoded protein: MAEPRSDSDVPAFWRSLGLPGIIDVHVHFMPQRLMSAVWGYFDEAGPLIGTEWPIRYRDSEQERLDFLHGLGVRAFTSLAYPHRPGMAESLNEWAARFAARVPECLQSATFYPEPGVEEYVRRALDAGARVFKVHLQVGGFDPRLKELDAVWGMLADAGVPALVHAGSGPVANGFTGPGPFGEVLARHPGLTAIVAHLGAPEFEGFFALADAHERVHLDTTMIFTRFAALAPFPDALLPRLRDLGLEGRVLLGTDFPNIPYAYAHQLESLAALDLGDDWLRTVCWHGPADLFGLS